One Alphaproteobacteria bacterium genomic window, TCCGTTAATCCAAGTTCCTGCTCCATTAGCTTCACATAAAGCCTGTCTTGTTTGACATTTACTTGAAGGGATAACATCGCTCCATACTAAACCAACGTTAACACAAGCTTCTTCTGTTCCACAATATATTGGAGTTTCCGCAGAACAAACATGCTCTGTATCTTCTTGTTCTACACCATTAACGTTCTTTGGAAAACACATTCCATAGATAGTTTTACCCTGTGGATTAACCCATTCTGTAATAGTTTCCGTTGGATTACTTGAGTCGTTTGGATTTGTCTTTGTCCACTTTGTTTGCCAAAGACCACCTTGAGCCTCACAATCTTGCTGAGTATAACAGTAAAGAAGTGCATCTCCACAACCCATTTGTTTTTTCTCAACCTCATTGGTGAAAACATTTGTTGCAGAAACTCTACTTCTTGCGTAAGAGTTTGTTCTTTTACCTCTAGAATAAGATGTGCTTGCCATAGATAGCAACATCATTACAGATAATGATACATATAAAACTTTTTTCATTTCTAAATATCCCTTCTTATAAGAATGATATATTTTAACATATTTTTCAATACCTTGCAAATAATTTAAACAACTGAGATTTAACAAATAAAAAACCCCTCAAATTAGAGGGGATTTTATAGAAATAACTATTTACATTATTCTGCTGAAGCTTCTTCAGTAGCTTCTGCTGCTGGAGCTTCTTCAGCTGGAGCTTCTTCAGCGATCGGAGCTGAAATTGTAGCAACAGTGAATTTGTCAGCACTTGAAAGTTTAACACCTGCAGGAAGTTTAATATCTCCACAGTGAAGACTTTCTGCAACGTTAAGGTCTTTAATGTCAACAACGATTTCTGAAGGTATTTTAGATGCAGCACATACTACTTCCAATTCTCTTCTAACGATGTTTAATACACCACCAGCTTTAACGCCTGCACAAGTGTCAGCATTTTCGAATTTAACTGGAACCGCAATCTTAACTTCTTTGTTTAAGTCGATTCTTAAG contains:
- a CDS encoding 50S ribosomal protein L25/general stress protein Ctc; the encoded protein is MANKSTLKVQARENGGKGIVKSIRANKMLPGVIYGNKKAPVLIQMDPRDLEKEWKVPGFKTRQFEIEVEGGEKELAFCHDIQFGKTTDAPMHVDFLRIDLNKEVKIAVPVKFENADTCAGVKAGGVLNIVRRELEVVCAASKIPSEIVVDIKDLNVAESLHCGDIKLPAGVKLSSADKFTVATISAPIAEEAPAEEAPAAEATEEASAE